A single window of Pyrus communis chromosome 10, drPyrComm1.1, whole genome shotgun sequence DNA harbors:
- the LOC137747014 gene encoding clustered mitochondria protein-like, producing MAGKSNKGRNRRGVSNAVVPSDAPVKDNSSASEPIKAEDNGVPAVEESTDASLEVKESETENSISHTKQGDLHLYPVSVKTQSGEKLDLQLNPGDSVMDIRQFLLDAPETCFFTCYDLLLHTKDGSTHHLEDFNEISEVADITIGGCSLEMVPALYDDRSIRAHVHRTRELLSLSTLHASLSTSLALQYETAQNKVASPGDTVKTEVPELDGLGFMEDIAGSLSNLLSSPSKEIKCVESMVFSSFNPPPSYRRLVGDLIYLDVVTLEGNKHCITGTTKMFYVNSSTGNTLDPKLSKSNSEATTLVGLLQRISSKFKKAFREILEWRASAHPFENVQSLLPPNSWLGLYPVPDHKRDAARAEDSLTLSYGSELIGMQRDWNEELQSCREFPHTTPQERILRDRALYKVTSDFVDAAISGAIGVISRCIPPINPTDPECFHMYVHNNIFFSFAVDADLEQLFKKHASYSSPKIGATGFLHSSEKAPDSLLHGESAIPNGEKCKGSSTVDDATESSTDVSADTQLGETEQATYASANNDLKGTKAYQEADVSGLYNLAMAIIDYRGHRVIAQSVLPGILQGDKSDSLLYGSVDNGKKICWNEEFHSKVVEAAKRLHLKEHTVLDGSGNVFRLAAPVECKGIVGSDDRHYLLDLMRVTPRDANFTGSGSRFCILRPELITVYSQAQAAEKPKSKSKDGEGIITTDSSVITDAKQDITEEGKATDAQESASPAPHTDSSDPCEEILFNPNVFTEFKLAGNEEEIAEDEGNVRKASLYLTDVVLPKFIQDLCTLEVSPMDGQTLTEALHAHGINVRYIGKVADGTRHLPHLWDLCSNEIMVRSAKHILKDALRETDDHDIGPAITHFFNCFFGSCQAVGSKVTANNMQSRTPKKEQTGQKSPGKSSKGQGKLKDGASARKSRSSFMLASSETLWSDIQQFAKLKYQFELPEDARMHVKKDSVIRNLCQKMGITIAARRYDLNSVAPFQMSDILNLQPVVKHSVPVCSEAKDLVETGKIQLAEGMLSEAYTLFTEAFSILQQVTGPMHREVANCCRYLAMVLYHAGDMAGAIMQQHKELIINERCLGLDHPDTAHSYGNMALFYHGLNQTELALRHMSRALLLLSLSSGPDHPDVAATFINVAMMYQDLGKMDTALRYLQEALKKNERLLGEEHIQTAVCYHALAIAFNCMGAFKLSHQHEKKTYDILVKQLGEEDSRTRDSQNWMKTFKMRELQMNAQKQKGQALSAASAQKAIDILKAHPDLMQAFQSAAKSGGSGSSNPSVNKSLNAAIIGDTLPRGRGVDERAARAAAEVRRKAAARGLLVRPHGVPVQALPPLTQFLDIINSGATPPVAAENGETDGAKEANSHPANGSADVKQEQATAEQEAQPPVGLGKGLATLDGKKQKSKSKAAS from the exons ATGGCTGGAAAGTCGAATAAGGGGAGGAACCGTAGAGGTGTGAGCAATGCTGTGGTCCCATCTGATGCTCCTGTGAAAGATAACTCAAGTGCTTCAGAGCCCATTAAAGCTGAAGACAATGGTGTTCCAGCTGTTGAAGAATCAACTGATGCTAGTCTGGAGGTAAAGGAGTCTGAAACAGAAAATTCAATCAGCCATACTAAGCAAG GTGACCTTCATCTGTACCCAGTTTCTGTCAAGACACAAAGTGGCGAGAAGCTTGACCTACAA TTGAACCCAGGAGACTCTGTTATGGATATAAGACAATTTCTGCTTGATGCGCCAGAGACATGTTTCTTCACATGTTATGACTTATTGCTACACACAAAGGATGGCTCCACTCATCATTTGGaagactttaatgaaatttctgAAGTTGCTGATATTACCATTGGTGGCTGTTCCTTGGAGATGGTTCCTG CTTTATATGATGATAGATCTATACGGGCTCATGTTCATCGTACGAGAGAATTGCTTTCCCTTTCTACACTTCATGCGTCACTATCGACATCACTTGCATTACAGTATGAGACTGCACAAAACAAAGTGGCGAGCCCTGGAG ATACTGTGAAAACTGAGGTCCCAGAGCTTGATGGTTTGGGTTTTATGGAGGACATTGCTGGTTCATTGAGCAATTTGCTATCTTCACCCTCAAAAGAGATCAAATGCGTGGAGAGTATGGTGTTTTCATCCTTCAATCCTCCACCAAGCTATAGAAG GCTCGTTGGGGATTTGATTTATTTGGATGTAGTAACATTGGAGGGTAATAAACACTGCATTACTGGGACTACAAAAATGTTCTATGTCAATTCGAGCACGGGGAACACCCTTGACCCTAAGCTGAGTAAAAGTAATTCCGAAGCAACCACACTTGTTGGACTTTTGCAAAGGATTAGCTCTAAGTTCAAGAAAG CTTTTCGTGAAATTTTGGAGTGGAGGGCATCTGCACATCCTTTTGAAAATGTGCAGTCTTTATTGCCACCAAATTCATGGCTAGGGTTGTATCCAGTTCCAG ATCACAAGCGTGATGCAGCTAGAGCAGAGGATTCCCTTACTCTTTCATATGGGAGTGAGCTAATTGGCATGCAAAGGGATTGGAATGAGGAGTTGCAATCTTGTAGGGAATTTCCGCATACAACTCCTCAGGAAAG AATTTTGCGGGATAGGGCTCTGTACAAAGTGACTTCAGACTTTGTTGATGCAGCTATTAGTGGTGCTATTGGAGTTATTAGTAGATGCATACCTCCTATAAACCCAACCGATCCAGAGTGCTTCCACAT GTATGTTCACAATAATATATTCTTCAGTTTTGCTGTTGATGCGGACCTTGAGCAACTGTTTAAGAAACATGCATCGTATTCTAGTCCAAAGATAGGGGCCACTGGTTTTTTACACAGTTCTGAGAAGGCTCCTGACAGTTTGTTGCATGGAGAGAGTGCAATTCCCAATGGAGAAAAATGCAAAGGATCAAGTACGGTTGATGATGCCACTGAATCCTCTACTGATGTTTCTGCCGATACTCAATTGGGTGAAACTGAGCAGGCTACTTATGCTTCTGCAAATAATGATTTGAAAGGCACTAAGGCGTACCAGGAAGCTGATGTCTCTGGACTTTATAATCTTGCTATGGCCATAATCGATTACAGGGGGCACAGAGTAATAGCTCAG AGTGTTTTACCGGGCATTCTTCAAGGGGATAAATCAGACTCTCTTCTGTACGGTTCTGTTGATAATGGCAAGAAAATATGCTGGAATGAAGAGTTTCATTCCAAG GTGGTGGAAGCAGCTAAGCGCCTTCATCTGAAAGAGCATACAGTCCTGGATGGATCTGGAAATGTTTTCAGATTGGCTGCACCGgtggaatgcaagggtattgtTGGTAGTGATGACAG GCATTATCTCCTCGACTTGATGAGAGTGACTCCTCGTGATGCAAATTTCACTGGATCTGGGTCCAGATTTTGTATCTTGAGGCCAGAACTAATTACTGTCTATTCCCAG GCCCAAGCTGCTGAGAAACCAAAGTCTAAGtctaaagatggagaaggtatTATCACCACTGATTCTTCAGTCATCACTGATGCTAAGCAG GACATAACGGAAGAAGGGAAAGCCACAGATGCACAAGAAAGTGCGTCTCCAGCTCCACACACTGATAGCTCTGATCCATGTGAAGAAATTCTTTTTAACCCTAATGTCTTCACTGAGTTTAAGTTGGCTGGAAATGAGGAG gAGATAGCAGAAGATGAAGGAAATGTGAGGAAAGCCAGTTTGTATCTTACAGATGTTGTGCTTCCAAAATTTATACAAGACCTCTGCACGCTTGAAGTATCACCTATGGACGGGCAGACACTAACTGAAGCACTCCATGCTCATGGAATTAATGTTCGCTATATTGGAAAA GTGGCTGATGGGACCAGACATTTACCTCATCTTTGGGATCTTTGCTCCAATGAGATAATGGTTAGATCTGCCAAGCACATTCTCAAG GATGCCTTGAGAGAAACAGACGATCATGATATTGGGCCCGCAATCACCCATTTCTTCAACTGTTTCTTTGGAAGCTGTCAAGCAGTTGGCTCAAAAGTCACTGCTAATAATATGCAGTCTAGAACACCCAAAAAA GAACAAACAGGACAGAAATCTCCAGGAAAATCATCCAAGGGTCAAGGAAAATTGAAGGATGGAGCATCTGCTAGAAAGAGTCGATCCTCATTTATGCTTGCTAGCTCAGAAACTCTATGGTCCGACATTCAACAATTCGCAAAACTCAAATATCAG TTTGAGTTGCCGGAGGATGCTAGGATGCATGTAAAGAAAGATTCTGTTATACGTAATCTTTGCCAAAAG ATGGGCATTACAATTGCAGCTCGCAGATATGATCTTAACTCTGTAGCACCCTTCCAAATGTCAGATATCTTAAATCTTCAACCTGTAGTGAAACACTCAGTTCCTGTGTGTTCAGAAGCTAAGGATCTTGTGGAAACAGGAAAGATCCAACTCGCCGAG GGAATGTTAAGTGAAGCCTACACATTATTTACTGAGGCATTTTCGATACTTCAGCAG GTTACTGGTCCAATGCATCGGGAGGTTGCTAACTGCTGTCG GTATCTTGCCATGGTTCTGTATCATGCAGGAGACATGGCTGGAGCCATAATGCAACAGCATAAGGAACTCATTATAAATGAACGCTGCTTGGGCCTAGACCACCCTGACACTGCTCACAG CTATGGAAATATGGCTCTTTTCTACCATGGACTCAACCAGACAGAACTCGCACTACGGCACATGTCGAGGGCATTGCTCCTGCTAAGTTTGTCATCTGGACCAGATCACCCTGATGTTGCTGCAACTTTCATTAATGTCGCTATGATGTATCAAGATCTTGGGAAGATGGATACTGCTCTTCGATATTTGCAAGAGGCcctgaaaaaaaatgaaaggctTCTGGGGGAGGAACACATCCAGACTGCTGTATGCTATCATGCACTTGCTATTGCATTTAATTGTATGGGTGCCTTCAAGCTCTCTCACCAG CATGAAAAGAAAACCTATGACATACTTGTCAAACAATTGGGCGAGGAGGATTCTAGAACACGTGACTCTCAAAACTGGATGAAGACATTTAAGATGCGTGAGCTACAG ATGAATGCACAAAAGCAAAAAGGTCAAGCTTTGAGTGCTGCTTCAGCTCAAAAGGCAATTGACATCTTGAAG GCTCATCCTGACTTGATGCAGGCATTCCAGTCTGCTGCCAAATCCGGTGGGTCTGGGAGCTCTAACCCCTCCGTCAACAAATCTCTTAATGCTGCAATAATTGGTGATACTCTTCCAAGAGGTAGGGGAGTTGATGAGAGGGCTGCTCGTGCAGCAGCTGAAGTCAGGAGGAAGGCAGCAGCAAGGGGCCTCTTGGTACGCCCACACGGTGTTCCAGTCCAAGCCTTGCCTCCACTTACTCAGTTCCTCGATATCATCAACTCAGGTGCGACCCCACCAGTtgctgcagaaaatggagaaacCGATGGAGCGAAGGAAGCCAATAGTCATCCTGCAAATGGCTCAGCTGATGTGAAACAAGAGCAAGCAACAGCGGAGCAGGAAGCTCAGCCTCCCGTTGGATTGGGCAAAGGCTTAGCAACACTGGACGGCAAGAAACAGAAATCGAAAAGCAAAGCCGCATCTTGA